The DNA segment GGATGAGAGTTGAGAGGAAGGGTTGAGTTGGGAAGTGTGTTGGCGgtggaaggtgggggtggggttaaGAGCTCCGCAATGGAGCTCCTCTCCCCAGCAGCCCAGGAAAAGCAGCTCGGTCAATAGAGGAGCATGCTGGCGCGGTCGAAAACAAAAAGGTTCCTTCTGCTCGCTGCGTTCACGTGGGGGGCTCTGCACGCGGGGCTCCAGGGCCGTGACCCCTGACCCCGGCTCCTCTCCGCGCTCTCCCGGTGCCGCGCGGCCACTTTTTACCCAGGATCCCTCGCGCGGGCCGCGCTCGTGCCGAGCTGGAGTCCTTCCTAATCCTCCATTCCCGGCTCTcgctccccgcccccgccgccaGCCCCGGGGGAGGATTCTCCGGCGGGgaacccccgccccacccccaccccgactGCCCCGGCGGAGTCGGCCGCAGCGAGTccgcgcggggcggggcggggagggcCGGGCCGGGCCTCCCCTACCGCGCCGGGCCTGCGAGGGAGGGGAGGGACGGGGAGCCGAGGGGAGGGGGCGCCGGCCTCCCGGCTCAGCTGCCCCACCGAGGCCTGGACCTGTTGACTGCGATTGGCCCGCCTCATCCCGCGCCCTCTCTCTGCTCGCAGCGGCCCCAGCCCTTCCGCGGCCTCGCGGGGAGGAAATGGGGATGGCTGTCCTCCTCTCCGCCTCCTtctaactttcctttttttatttgggtgtgttggggggggggggtgctgAGAAAGCCCAGGCAACTCCACCGCCGCCCCATCCTGCCTCCGAAAGTCTCGTCACGCCCgacccgccgccgccgccctccCAGCCCCCATGACTTAAAACCGCCTCCCCTCCTCGCAGCGGCGCCCCGGCCCGGAGCCCGAGAGCCCTCGACGCCCCCGCCGCGCCTCCCCCGCCTGGCCTGGCCCAGCGGCGTCCCCAGCGAATTGTGTCGCTTTTCTGCCCTGGAAGCTCCCTCGGCCACGTTCCACTTTTTTTCCCAGTCCCAGGAGGCGTAAGATAAAACCTGTGATTTGCTGCGTGCTGCCGGGCACATTCTCTGCCCTCTCGTCCGAAGGACGAGTTTAAAATGGAGAgtttaaaataatagcatttacAGGAGGAAATAAAGAGCGAGGGGATGGTTGTTTGGCCGGTTTTAAGAcatacatgcttttttttttcttttaatacaagATGTCTTAAGGGTTAAAAGCGTTCTAGGGTTTGCTGTATTTCCTTCTAGATTTGGGGTTTCCTGAGGAAATCTTTTCCGGAGGGAAATAGCAAATCAACATTAAGATGGAAGCGAGACTTCTCAGCCACTTTTGGAAATGAAGGGGgaaattgtaaaaatacattCAGAAAAGGGCGCGAAGGCGGCGGCTGAGGGGAAGAAGCTGGAGTCTTGGGAGGAAGCGCAGTGGGTTGGAATCGGGGGAAGGAGGGCCCGCTAGGTCCGGGCGGGGAAGAAGGCGTGCGGGCGGCGGGGCGTGCGCCGGGCCGGGCAGCTGGAGGAAGGCGCGGCCGGACTGGCGACCGCGAAGAGGCAGGCGGGGAGGGCCTCGGGGGGCGGGGGCCGGGCGCGGGGCCGGCGCGCCGGAGGAAGCGGGACCTGGCTCCTCGCGCCCGCCGGGCCGCCCCCATTGTTCTGCCCTAGCGCCGCTGTTAGCCGAGCACGTCCTGACCGAGGGAGGGGTCCCGCGGGCCAAACCGACCCCCGTCGGCGCCTCCCCGGGCTCCTGAGCTCCGGCCGGGTCGGGTCGGGCCGGCGCGGCAAGTTTTGATGGTCAGACTCAGCCAGCGAGGGGTTACCAGCTGAAGACCTCGGAGGAAGGAGCCTTTACAGCGTGCTGCGAAATTGAAGGAAGCCGGGCGAGCCTGCAACGCACACGTTATGAGAAAAAGGGAAAGCAACATAGATATGTTTATAAAGTGATAAATAGATAAGAGACACACGTGGGCAGTTATTATTCTGGATCCGGAAAGTTACAgtagattatataatatttgaaatatcttGAAATGTATGGATtcaaaaatccatttaaaaaaaggTTCAAAGGAATTCGGAAAAGCACGTTTCGCTATCCTTATTACTGATTactcagctcttctttgtacacaGAAAGTCTAGTTTTAAAAGGAAAGGCTGAGCTAGCCCTTTCAAAAACGGGCTTCCTTTAACGTGAAGTGCGTTTTCAAAATAGGGAATTTCAAAAGGGAAAAACGTTTAATTTGCTTTTAAGCCACGTTTTGGAAACAAATAATTGCAATCCACTTAATAAACTCTGTCTGTTTTCCTTTGTGAGGCATATGGAAGAAATATTTCTGGCCAAcgtcacagtttttttttttttaaatgaagatttcCAACAAGTGCTTGCGAGTCTTGTCGACAAGACGAAAGTCATCGTGCGTGAAAggccaagaaaaaataatttcaatcctGTGGTCCAAACCTTACTAGGGCAAGAGAGTAATTTCGACTTAGGTTTATGATAGACTTTGCGGAAATTCCTTCTAAAATACTCATTACTAGTCTGTGTTATGAAGCACTGTTTCCcaaggtagatttttaaaaaccaattagaATTGATctttaatggaatattatatttACACGTCATCATGAAAACATCATTTGACAGAGTTTTGAATTACAAGAAAGGAGTTAACAGATGATGCTCATAAATAGCATCTGTTTGAAAAGACCCCTTAAGAGTCAGTTAAAGGTAGTGATGGTTGTATTTTTGCATTTGAAATGCTGTAGAAGTTGCTTGCATTTTAACACTTTCATTTTGCGGGTCTTCTTTCTAAACTTGCATTTCCTCATGGAAATCATTCAGTTATTTCGAGATATAGGGAGAAATTCTTATGTAAGATATCATTTGAGGCGTAACTATGGAAAGgtttgaacagaaaaaaaaatcgcTGTTGAAAATCAACTATTTTCAATTCATTCGTTCCACACTCATCCTCCCACAGTTCCcatcaatttacattttttatgtcTTTGAATATTTAGAATAGCTTTACATGATTATCTGTTATGTAGTTGATAGTAGAAGGTGAATCGTTTTACATCATTCACTGTTTcagatattttttgtttcatttaaagtAAAAAGATTCTTAGGAGTCATGTATTCTTgtgagaaaaacaacaaatggaTGGAAAAATGGCATGaatgggggtggggatggagagGGACAAGTAGCATTCCTGGTCAGTCTTTGTGATacctttctttaattttatgtcATTATATTTTCCACTTCTGCTTGCACCAACGATCATTGCTTTTTTAATTGGGGTAAAGTGCCACCATATAAAAATTACCTACCTTCTGGCTCTCAAGCGCCGCAGTAAAATAAGGCTGACAAAAAGTGATCCGAGGCTTGTGTGTTTAATTCGCCAGGAATGTTAAGCTTCATAAGATTCACCCTATGGGGTCATGTTGGTCCTTGGCACTGTTACTATACAGTTTCAAGAGGTAAATATGCacattatagattttaaaaatctaagatgTACTAGACCAACAGTTTATTAATCgaaggaataaaaaatgaatttgtcAACCTCATTCTTTCTGGGACACAATGCACTTAATTAACATATTCTTGGGCTTGTTTCTGGATTTGGTAAGCAGTGGCCCCTTTTGGAGAGGAAAACATTTAAATCTTAAAAAGTGATCTTCTTTGGTCCAAATAGTATTTATAAATTcagtttaatttcttcttttttttcagtctaAGATATGTTGCATTTCTTTCAAGGTTCTCTTCCATTTCAAAAACTGATTTTCCTCTTTTCCACGTCCAGAATCTTTTCACTCAGATAATCTTATGTGGCCTATAAACAGACACCTAAATATGTCACTTTAATCACACTTTAATTATAACAGAGATGCAGATCTTCAGTGTCAGTAAAAAATGAGAACATGGACCTTACAATACACACTATATTGATGATACTctgaaaagtcaaaatataacacCTTTCAGTATTGCTGCATCATGGAAAAAAATAGTTCAACTCTGAATCGTTAACGAGGTTTAGGTAACACCTAGAATGCCTAAAGGCATCTTTTAGA comes from the Pan troglodytes isolate AG18354 chromosome 8, NHGRI_mPanTro3-v2.0_pri, whole genome shotgun sequence genome and includes:
- the LOC134807036 gene encoding serine/arginine repetitive matrix protein 3, giving the protein MSILEGISAKSIINLSRNYSLALARPASFNFAARCKGSFLRGLQLVTPRWLSLTIKTCRAGPTRPGRSSGARGGADGGRFGPRDPSLGQDKEAERRTAIPISSPRGRGRAGAAASRERARDEAGQSQSTGPGLGGAAEPGGRRPLPSAPRPSPPSQARRGRGGPARPSPPRPARTRCGRLRRGSRGGGGAGVPRRRILPRGWRRGRGARAGNGGLGRTPARHERGPREGSWVKSGRAAPGERGEEPGSGVTALEPRVQSPPRERSEQKEPFCFRPRQHAPLLTELLFLGCWGEELHCGALNPTPTFHRQHTSQLNPSSQLSSQPPVLSLQ